Proteins encoded in a region of the Candidatus Nezhaarchaeota archaeon genome:
- a CDS encoding DNA-binding protein: MMAMSEVSDKELEEIRQRKLMELQRRIVSAEEQERLKREYEAKKQAALRAILTPEARMRLANIKMVRPEFAEQLEVQLIQLAQSGRVPVPITDEQLKKILEMLQPPRREIRIRRI, encoded by the coding sequence GTGATGGCTATGTCTGAAGTGAGCGACAAGGAACTTGAAGAGATTAGGCAGCGAAAGCTAATGGAGCTTCAAAGGAGAATAGTTTCAGCTGAAGAGCAGGAGAGACTTAAGAGGGAATATGAGGCGAAAAAGCAAGCAGCACTTAGAGCAATACTTACACCCGAAGCTAGAATGAGGTTGGCTAACATCAAGATGGTAAGACCAGAATTTGCAGAGCAGTTAGAGGTACAATTAATACAGCTTGCACAGAGTGGCAGGGTCCCTGTTCCCATAACTGATGAACAATTAAAGAAGATCTTAGAAATGCTTCAACCCCCTCGTAGAGAAATAAGGATAAGGAGGATTTAA
- a CDS encoding 50S ribosomal protein L31e: protein MSEEREVEVEIERLYTIPLKTALKVPRWRRAARATRLIRSFISRHMKSKVVKINPKISEMVWSKGAKKPPRRIKVKAIKYKDGTVNVEPI, encoded by the coding sequence ATGTCTGAAGAGAGGGAAGTCGAGGTAGAGATTGAAAGGCTCTACACAATACCACTAAAAACAGCATTAAAGGTACCGAGGTGGAGAAGGGCAGCTCGCGCAACCAGGCTCATAAGATCTTTCATATCCAGACATATGAAGTCAAAAGTCGTCAAAATAAACCCCAAGATATCCGAAATGGTTTGGAGTAAAGGGGCTAAGAAACCTCCGAGGAGAATTAAAGTCAAAGCTATCAAGTATAAGGATGGCACTGTCAACGTTGAGCCCATTTGA
- a CDS encoding 50S ribosomal protein L39e has translation MARYKPKAKKMRLAKACKQNSAVPVWVVVRTGRHFRSHPKLRHWRRVKLKL, from the coding sequence TTGGCTAGGTATAAGCCAAAAGCTAAGAAGATGAGACTAGCCAAGGCATGTAAACAGAATAGCGCAGTCCCAGTTTGGGTTGTAGTCAGAACTGGTAGACACTTTAGATCTCATCCCAAGCTTAGACATTGGAGAAGAGTTAAGTTAAAGCTATAG
- a CDS encoding D-tyrosyl-tRNA(Tyr) deacylase codes for MLKARLAIICSKVDPASMNIRKKLLDILGFKRSMEKVFNEDVYRLDDVAIITIDRETIYADDIEGFVEADGLIFASRHAAESAMPAFLAHTPGNWTDQALYGGRPRSVCIAMPIHLRRAIVSLEKLRVEEGFDEWKCGLEVTHHGPYLEKTPAMFIELGSTLSEWTSERAAVIVAQAIAELLNVRNEGLVAVGFGGPHYAPQFNRVLLHEGVAISHIIPKYTFPFITEREIMLAIERSVIRPSMALVDWKGLKSNERQLVVDTCNKVRVQIRRV; via the coding sequence GTGCTAAAAGCTCGCTTAGCCATAATCTGCTCTAAAGTTGATCCTGCAAGCATGAATATTCGGAAAAAGCTCTTAGATATTCTTGGGTTTAAGAGGTCTATGGAGAAAGTGTTTAATGAGGATGTCTACAGGCTAGATGACGTGGCCATAATAACAATAGATCGTGAAACCATATACGCAGATGACATTGAGGGCTTTGTAGAAGCTGATGGCTTAATATTTGCATCCCGCCATGCAGCTGAATCAGCCATGCCAGCATTCTTAGCTCACACACCTGGAAACTGGACTGATCAAGCTCTGTATGGAGGTAGACCCAGAAGCGTATGTATAGCCATGCCAATTCACTTAAGAAGGGCTATTGTATCTCTTGAAAAGCTTCGAGTTGAGGAGGGTTTTGATGAGTGGAAGTGCGGGTTAGAAGTTACACATCACGGACCTTATTTAGAGAAGACTCCAGCTATGTTTATAGAGCTTGGCAGTACCTTGAGTGAGTGGACTAGTGAAAGAGCTGCCGTAATTGTTGCTCAAGCGATAGCTGAGCTCTTGAATGTAAGAAATGAGGGGCTGGTAGCTGTCGGTTTTGGAGGACCTCACTATGCACCTCAATTCAATAGAGTCCTCCTTCATGAGGGTGTAGCTATCTCGCACATAATCCCAAAGTATACGTTCCCCTTTATTACTGAGAGGGAGATAATGTTGGCTATTGAAAGAAGTGTGATTAGGCCTTCAATGGCCTTGGTCGATTGGAAAGGTCTTAAGTCTAATGAAAGACAGTTAGTTGTTGATACATGCAATAAAGTGAGGGTTCAGATTAGGAGGGTTTAA
- the rpl18a gene encoding 50S ribosomal protein L18Ae → MNFEIKTFEIRGRMRIKNRWVKFSKTVRALKPENAIESILSNLGSRHKIKRFDIKIEKIEEMVEVDRREN, encoded by the coding sequence ATGAACTTTGAGATCAAGACATTTGAGATACGTGGAAGAATGAGAATTAAAAACAGGTGGGTTAAATTCTCAAAAACCGTAAGGGCGCTTAAACCCGAAAACGCGATAGAGAGCATTCTCTCAAATTTGGGTAGCAGACATAAAATTAAGAGATTCGATATTAAAATAGAGAAAATAGAGGAGATGGTTGAAGTTGACAGGAGAGAAAATTAA
- the pdxT gene encoding pyridoxal 5'-phosphate synthase glutaminase subunit PdxT, translating to MLKLGVVAIQGAVSEHIHSLKLALAKLNLIGDVKSVKKPIDLEDVQGIVIPGGESTVIGRIAERMSLLKVLREKIEGGFPVLGTCAGTILLAKEVYDAKVGKVNQPLIGVMNIKVIRNYYGRQKESFEVDLEIPLLGNKPFRGVFIRAPAIESVGDNVKVLALHEGLPVLVQQDKILAATFHPELTEDTRIHELFIKNILN from the coding sequence TTGCTTAAGCTTGGCGTAGTAGCAATACAGGGAGCAGTCTCAGAACATATACATTCACTAAAGCTAGCACTAGCAAAACTAAACCTGATTGGAGATGTAAAGTCCGTTAAGAAGCCAATAGACCTAGAGGACGTACAAGGTATAGTAATACCGGGAGGTGAAAGCACAGTGATAGGTAGAATCGCAGAGAGGATGAGCCTACTAAAAGTCTTAAGAGAGAAAATAGAAGGCGGTTTTCCAGTTCTTGGTACGTGTGCCGGAACAATATTGCTAGCTAAGGAGGTCTATGATGCGAAGGTTGGCAAGGTCAACCAACCCCTCATAGGCGTCATGAACATCAAGGTCATAAGGAACTATTATGGTAGACAAAAAGAGTCCTTTGAAGTAGACCTCGAAATACCACTATTGGGTAATAAACCATTTAGAGGAGTATTCATAAGAGCTCCTGCAATAGAATCCGTTGGAGATAACGTAAAAGTCCTAGCATTACACGAGGGTCTCCCAGTCCTAGTACAACAAGACAAAATTTTAGCAGCAACATTTCACCCAGAACTAACAGAAGATACAAGGATCCATGAACTATTCATAAAGAACATTTTAAACTAA
- a CDS encoding translation initiation factor IF-6: MPIELASIYGSEYVGAFCLATDKYALIPRDADSKFQRLLEENLGVLAYRVTIGSSPIIGILAAGNSYGIVLPFFILDDELTFIKKEIGVEVVTIPPAKTALGNMILVNDKAAIVHNDFTKNEMKMIEDALNVEVVKGSLGGIRLVGSVAVANNKGALLHPLTSEDEVKWVSEVMKVRADVGTVMMGSPLLRIAMVLNSKGALIAPTTTGPELARIEQILFL, from the coding sequence TTGCCAATAGAGCTTGCATCAATTTATGGCAGTGAGTATGTAGGAGCGTTCTGCCTAGCTACCGACAAATATGCATTAATACCAAGAGATGCAGACAGCAAATTTCAGAGGTTATTAGAAGAGAATTTAGGTGTCCTAGCGTACAGGGTCACGATAGGTTCATCGCCAATAATAGGCATCTTAGCAGCTGGAAATTCTTACGGTATTGTACTACCATTCTTCATCCTGGATGATGAGCTAACTTTCATTAAGAAGGAGATAGGCGTGGAAGTAGTTACCATTCCGCCTGCTAAGACAGCTCTAGGTAACATGATACTCGTAAACGATAAAGCAGCTATAGTGCACAACGACTTCACGAAGAATGAAATGAAGATGATAGAGGACGCTCTAAACGTTGAGGTTGTAAAGGGAAGCTTAGGAGGCATACGACTAGTTGGCTCAGTAGCTGTAGCAAATAACAAAGGAGCCCTCTTGCATCCCCTAACATCAGAGGATGAAGTGAAGTGGGTTTCTGAAGTCATGAAGGTAAGGGCAGACGTTGGCACGGTAATGATGGGCTCTCCTCTATTGAGGATAGCAATGGTTTTAAACTCTAAGGGAGCACTAATAGCACCAACAACTACAGGTCCTGAGCTAGCTAGAATTGAACAAATCCTCTTCCTCTAG
- the argF gene encoding ornithine carbamoyltransferase, with translation MSIKGRDILTLQELSPNEILNIIDRCFELKNEWIRGLRKREDLEGKSVCLLFERPSTRTRLAFEIAASSLGAHPIYASASELQLARGETISDTAEVLSRMVDCIVARVRSHAFLEELAKHSSVPIINGLSDLHHPTQALTDVFTMFEVKGRRKLKVAFIGDGGANTCHSLLICCSKLGLDIVVACPNEFRPRSSVLEIAMKNSKVSGSNIEIVEDPVLAVKYADVIYTDVFVSMGFEEEREARLKKFLYKYQVNKELLEKALSDYIFMHCLPAKRGEEVTDEVIDDAKHSVVWLQAENKLHMARAILSLVM, from the coding sequence ATGAGCATTAAGGGGCGAGACATTTTAACGCTTCAGGAGCTATCGCCCAATGAGATCCTCAACATCATTGATAGGTGCTTTGAATTAAAGAATGAATGGATTAGAGGGTTGAGGAAGAGGGAGGATTTGGAAGGTAAGAGTGTGTGCTTACTTTTTGAGAGGCCTTCTACTAGAACGAGGCTTGCTTTTGAAATTGCTGCAAGTAGCTTGGGTGCTCATCCAATATATGCTTCTGCTTCAGAGCTTCAACTTGCGCGTGGTGAAACTATTTCTGATACAGCTGAAGTTCTTTCAAGGATGGTTGACTGTATTGTAGCTAGAGTGAGAAGCCATGCATTTCTTGAAGAGCTCGCTAAACATTCTAGTGTGCCAATAATTAATGGTCTTAGTGACCTGCATCATCCAACTCAAGCTTTAACCGACGTATTCACAATGTTTGAGGTGAAGGGTAGGAGGAAGCTTAAAGTCGCCTTCATAGGTGATGGAGGTGCTAATACTTGTCATAGCTTATTAATATGTTGTAGTAAATTAGGACTGGATATTGTGGTTGCTTGTCCTAATGAGTTTAGACCTAGAAGTAGCGTGTTGGAAATAGCTATGAAAAACTCTAAAGTTAGCGGATCTAACATTGAAATAGTTGAGGACCCAGTCTTAGCGGTTAAGTATGCTGACGTCATTTACACTGATGTGTTTGTTAGCATGGGTTTTGAAGAGGAGAGAGAAGCTAGGCTAAAGAAGTTCCTGTATAAATACCAAGTCAATAAGGAGCTTTTAGAAAAGGCACTAAGTGATTACATATTCATGCACTGTCTTCCAGCTAAGAGAGGTGAGGAGGTAACTGACGAGGTAATCGATGATGCTAAACACTCTGTAGTTTGGCTTCAAGCTGAGAATAAGTTGCACATGGCTAGAGCCATACTCAGCTTGGTAATGTAG
- a CDS encoding ribonuclease P, which produces MPCKKQRVKINKIALERIRILFEMADKMFHVDPMLSHRYVMLARRIAMRCRVRIPRDLRRRFCHYCYKFLKLGVNCRVRLAKKREPHIAITCLECGNTMRLNLRGLRFEKRH; this is translated from the coding sequence GTGCCCTGCAAAAAGCAGAGAGTCAAGATCAATAAGATAGCATTAGAAAGAATTAGGATACTATTTGAGATGGCTGATAAAATGTTTCACGTAGACCCAATGCTATCTCATAGATACGTCATGTTAGCCAGAAGGATAGCTATGCGATGTAGGGTTCGAATACCAAGAGATCTCAGGAGAAGGTTCTGTCACTACTGCTACAAATTTCTCAAGTTAGGAGTAAATTGTAGGGTAAGGTTAGCTAAAAAGCGAGAACCCCACATAGCCATAACTTGCTTAGAGTGCGGAAACACTATGAGACTTAACTTGAGGGGGTTAAGGTTTGAGAAAAGGCATTAA
- a CDS encoding preprotein translocase subunit SecE: MAIKQALWDVIRILRVARRPDRREFTLMLKICSLGLLLLGVYSFIILYLSFLFLFGAP; the protein is encoded by the coding sequence TTGGCAATTAAGCAAGCACTTTGGGATGTAATCAGGATACTTAGAGTGGCGCGAAGACCTGACAGAAGGGAGTTTACACTCATGTTGAAGATATGCAGCTTAGGTCTTCTACTGCTTGGAGTTTACAGCTTCATAATCCTCTACTTATCGTTCCTATTCCTATTTGGTGCTCCATGA
- a CDS encoding YhbY family RNA-binding protein: MRKGIKKAVKNKMTSRADVNIGKKGLTSSVLNEIDKRLDTNEIVKVRVLKSALAAEGIEDRKQFARILAEKLKASLMEVRGYTVVLYRRRRRKTV, translated from the coding sequence TTGAGAAAAGGCATTAAGAAAGCAGTTAAGAACAAGATGACTAGTAGAGCTGACGTGAACATAGGTAAGAAGGGTTTAACGAGCTCGGTGTTAAACGAAATAGATAAAAGACTTGACACCAACGAGATCGTAAAAGTCAGGGTGTTAAAGTCAGCATTAGCAGCTGAAGGCATTGAAGACAGAAAACAATTTGCACGTATTTTAGCTGAAAAGCTTAAAGCCAGTCTTATGGAGGTGAGAGGGTACACTGTTGTCCTCTACAGGAGGCGAAGGAGAAAAACAGTTTAA
- a CDS encoding 50S ribosomal protein L11: MVKKTVRFIVEGGKATAGPPIGPALSPTGLNVMAVVNKINELTKEFGGMRVPVDVMYDPDTKEFEVKVGIPTTAALLLRELRAEKGSPSPAKQRIGDLTIEQIIKVALIKRPNLLSKTLKAAVKEILGTCLSLGITVDGKSPKDVQKEINEGLYDEVLAKYEVEWR; the protein is encoded by the coding sequence GTGGTGAAGAAAACTGTTAGGTTCATAGTTGAAGGGGGTAAAGCAACTGCAGGTCCACCTATAGGGCCAGCTCTCAGCCCCACTGGCTTAAACGTCATGGCTGTAGTTAACAAGATTAATGAGTTAACTAAGGAGTTCGGAGGTATGAGAGTACCGGTTGACGTGATGTACGATCCCGACACTAAGGAGTTCGAAGTAAAGGTTGGAATACCAACGACAGCTGCTTTACTATTAAGAGAGCTGAGAGCTGAGAAAGGCTCTCCATCACCTGCAAAGCAGAGAATTGGTGACTTAACTATCGAACAAATAATAAAAGTTGCCTTAATTAAGAGGCCGAATTTATTATCGAAAACTTTGAAAGCAGCTGTTAAAGAGATTTTGGGTACGTGTCTTAGCTTAGGAATAACAGTTGATGGTAAGAGCCCTAAGGATGTTCAGAAGGAAATTAATGAGGGGCTCTATGATGAGGTGCTAGCAAAGTATGAGGTTGAGTGGCGATGA
- a CDS encoding 30S ribosomal protein S19e has translation MSEVQKVPPALLIEELAHYLEENLSDIIKPPPWAHIVKTGPGKERPPARKDWWYVRCAAILRKLYLHGPVGVGSLRVAFGCRQRRGAKGREHHKRAGGAIIRKILQQLEQAQLVEKQGTKGRVLSPKGKSLLDRLAHKIFRDLQRSMVELKKYA, from the coding sequence ATGTCTGAAGTTCAAAAGGTCCCTCCAGCACTACTAATAGAAGAATTAGCTCACTACCTAGAGGAGAATCTATCCGACATCATAAAGCCCCCACCATGGGCGCACATAGTTAAAACAGGGCCTGGCAAAGAAAGACCACCAGCTAGAAAAGACTGGTGGTACGTTAGATGTGCCGCCATACTCAGAAAGCTCTATCTACATGGACCTGTTGGTGTTGGAAGCCTAAGAGTAGCCTTTGGCTGTAGACAAAGACGCGGAGCTAAAGGTCGAGAACACCATAAGAGAGCTGGTGGAGCAATAATAAGAAAAATCCTTCAACAGTTAGAGCAAGCACAACTTGTTGAAAAACAGGGTACTAAGGGTCGCGTACTATCACCTAAGGGTAAGTCACTGCTAGATAGACTAGCTCATAAGATCTTTAGAGACCTTCAAAGGAGTATGGTAGAGCTAAAGAAATACGCCTAG
- the pfdA gene encoding prefoldin subunit alpha produces MTGEKIKPPREDVSKLVAEWQYLQSLAEVLKQRIDLASAAITEMESTIQAIDELSKITEEVETFFMLGTNAYARGKIIDTKKILVNIGANVLVEKSLEDAKKFFESRIDSLRRVIAETQQQLASIASRLSKLEPELRKIAESQSGG; encoded by the coding sequence TTGACAGGAGAGAAAATTAAGCCACCTCGTGAGGATGTAAGTAAGCTTGTAGCTGAGTGGCAGTATCTCCAAAGCTTAGCTGAGGTGCTAAAGCAGAGGATAGACTTAGCAAGTGCAGCTATAACAGAGATGGAGAGTACCATACAGGCAATCGATGAGCTAAGTAAGATAACGGAAGAGGTAGAAACATTCTTCATGCTTGGTACAAATGCATATGCAAGAGGAAAGATAATTGATACTAAGAAGATCTTAGTTAATATTGGTGCTAATGTGCTTGTTGAAAAGAGCCTTGAGGATGCCAAGAAGTTTTTTGAATCTAGAATAGACAGCTTAAGGAGGGTCATAGCTGAAACCCAGCAACAATTGGCTAGCATAGCGTCAAGGCTATCCAAGCTCGAACCTGAGCTTAGAAAGATAGCTGAATCTCAGAGTGGAGGCTAA
- a CDS encoding transcription elongation factor Spt5: MSEVKPSFYLIRTTIGQEKSVAMIAEDRVRRAGIPIKSIVVVDGMRGYVVVETDRPDLLDKVFYGIKHMRGIVAKKVSFDEVESFLVPRPSIEGIEVGDIVEIIAGPLKGLRGTITRVDRGKEEVTLELHETSYSLPITVHGDYVKVVEKTKKVS, from the coding sequence GTGTCTGAGGTGAAGCCAAGTTTCTATCTTATTAGGACAACAATAGGTCAAGAGAAGAGTGTAGCAATGATCGCTGAAGATAGAGTTAGACGTGCAGGCATCCCAATCAAGTCCATTGTTGTTGTTGATGGCATGAGGGGCTACGTAGTGGTTGAAACTGATAGACCTGATCTACTTGACAAGGTCTTTTATGGGATTAAACACATGAGGGGAATAGTTGCAAAGAAGGTAAGCTTTGATGAAGTTGAGAGCTTCTTAGTTCCCAGACCGTCAATAGAGGGGATAGAAGTAGGAGATATAGTTGAAATAATAGCTGGACCCTTAAAGGGGCTTAGGGGTACGATAACTAGAGTTGATAGAGGTAAAGAGGAGGTAACCCTCGAGCTTCATGAAACCAGCTATTCCCTCCCAATAACCGTTCATGGTGATTACGTTAAGGTTGTTGAGAAGACCAAAAAGGTGAGTTAG
- the ftsY gene encoding signal recognition particle-docking protein FtsY: MFEQLKRKLKSLIQDIATKELNEKNLSEAAEKLRLTLIENDVALPVAFKIVDDLVSSIKGLRIARTEDTYRVVLKNLRETLYSMLASKPQINLIEEAKKRKEEGKPFIIMFVGPNGHGKTLTVAKVANLILKNGFSVVFACSDTFRAGAEEQLDVHAARLGVKAIKHGYGSDPAAVAYDAVMHAKSRGINCVLIDTAGRLQTDKGLMDELRKIARVVKPDLKILVVDALTGNDAYDMALKFNEAIGIDATILTKVDADVKGGAAISIFAAINKPILYLGTGQQYDDLQPFDARWFIDKILPLD; the protein is encoded by the coding sequence TTGTTTGAGCAGCTTAAAAGGAAGCTGAAGTCACTAATTCAGGATATAGCCACAAAAGAGCTTAACGAGAAGAACCTCAGTGAGGCTGCTGAGAAGCTGCGCTTAACTCTCATCGAAAACGACGTAGCCTTGCCCGTAGCGTTCAAGATAGTAGATGACTTAGTCTCCTCAATTAAAGGTTTGAGGATAGCGAGAACTGAAGACACTTACCGAGTAGTCTTAAAGAATCTTCGAGAAACGCTCTACAGCATGCTGGCTTCAAAACCTCAAATAAACTTAATTGAGGAGGCTAAAAAGAGGAAGGAGGAGGGCAAGCCCTTCATAATAATGTTTGTGGGGCCCAACGGACATGGCAAAACACTTACCGTGGCTAAAGTGGCTAACTTAATCTTGAAGAACGGCTTCTCAGTTGTATTTGCATGCAGCGATACTTTTAGAGCTGGAGCTGAAGAGCAGCTCGACGTACATGCTGCTAGATTAGGGGTCAAGGCGATAAAGCATGGATACGGTTCTGACCCTGCTGCTGTAGCTTATGATGCGGTGATGCACGCTAAGTCAAGGGGCATAAACTGCGTGCTAATAGACACCGCAGGTCGTTTACAAACAGACAAGGGATTGATGGATGAGCTTAGAAAAATAGCTCGTGTGGTAAAACCTGACTTAAAGATACTGGTTGTAGACGCTCTTACGGGCAATGATGCGTATGACATGGCATTAAAGTTCAACGAGGCCATAGGCATTGATGCCACAATCTTAACTAAGGTCGATGCTGATGTTAAGGGAGGAGCAGCAATCTCAATTTTTGCTGCAATAAACAAACCCATATTGTACCTCGGAACTGGCCAGCAATATGATGACCTACAACCATTCGACGCTAGGTGGTTTATAGACAAAATACTCCCACTAGACTAA
- the pdxS gene encoding pyridoxal 5'-phosphate synthase lyase subunit PdxS has protein sequence MPAKGTIVVKRGFAKMQKGGVCMDVTSVEQAQIAEDAGAVSVMVLDKLPYDVRRAGGVARMADVKVIEDVMDHITIPVMAKCRIGHYMEAKVLEAVGVDMIDESEVLTPADEKHHINKWLFKTPFVNGARNLGEALRRIYEGASMIRTKGEAGTGNVSEAVKHMKIIMGEIRALRAMNDEELLDAAKNYDVPYELVKETARLGRLPVVNFAAGGIATPADAALMMLLGADGVFVGSGIFKSSDPDLRAQAIVLATTYWDDPEVVVEACRMVSERKSMVGMDIKTLKPEELLQLRGA, from the coding sequence ATTCCAGCTAAAGGTACGATCGTGGTCAAGAGAGGGTTCGCTAAGATGCAGAAGGGTGGTGTCTGCATGGACGTCACAAGCGTTGAACAAGCACAGATAGCTGAAGATGCAGGAGCAGTCTCAGTCATGGTGCTCGACAAGCTTCCATATGACGTAAGAAGAGCTGGTGGAGTAGCTAGGATGGCTGACGTCAAGGTGATAGAGGACGTCATGGATCATATAACCATACCAGTCATGGCTAAGTGTAGGATAGGTCACTACATGGAGGCTAAGGTGCTGGAGGCCGTAGGAGTAGATATGATCGATGAGAGTGAAGTTCTAACACCGGCTGACGAGAAACATCACATTAACAAGTGGCTATTTAAGACACCTTTCGTAAACGGTGCTAGAAACCTTGGTGAGGCGCTAAGAAGGATTTACGAAGGTGCATCAATGATTAGAACAAAAGGGGAGGCAGGGACGGGCAATGTATCTGAAGCTGTTAAGCACATGAAGATAATAATGGGTGAGATAAGAGCCCTAAGAGCCATGAATGATGAAGAGCTACTTGATGCTGCTAAGAACTATGATGTACCATACGAATTAGTGAAGGAGACAGCTAGGCTAGGTAGACTCCCAGTGGTCAACTTCGCCGCTGGAGGAATAGCTACTCCAGCCGACGCTGCCCTGATGATGCTCCTTGGTGCAGACGGCGTCTTTGTGGGCTCAGGGATATTCAAATCGTCAGACCCGGATTTAAGAGCTCAAGCAATAGTGCTTGCAACCACTTATTGGGATGACCCTGAAGTAGTGGTTGAAGCCTGTAGAATGGTGTCAGAGAGGAAGTCCATGGTCGGAATGGACATCAAGACGCTAAAGCCGGAAGAGCTGCTTCAGTTAAGAGGTGCATAA
- a CDS encoding 16S rRNA methyltransferase encodes MSPPKIALALVDASLELVPKEIAKHPAVEKTARRRGKRPLAMMLDKSLHYHAMKRLPNQEKRGRPDIVHLCMLEVLESPLNMRGLVSLYVHTVMGQVIRVRSDVRFPKNYNRFLGLMEQLLVSGRVPFQGEALLEIIGNGINGVVDDFRPERIVLLSEKGVRKSPLKLASELLSDGARTMIMVGAFPHGDFSEEVKNVADEEVSFYSGVLQGFIAISIIMRALEFTLGLYEPTNVETFK; translated from the coding sequence ATGTCTCCGCCTAAGATTGCTTTGGCGCTCGTTGATGCTTCACTGGAATTAGTCCCGAAAGAGATTGCTAAGCATCCAGCTGTTGAGAAGACAGCTAGAAGAAGGGGTAAGAGGCCTTTGGCCATGATGCTTGATAAGTCTCTTCACTATCATGCCATGAAAAGATTGCCAAATCAAGAGAAGAGGGGAAGACCGGATATAGTACACTTGTGCATGCTTGAGGTGCTTGAGTCCCCTCTAAATATGAGGGGGCTTGTCTCACTTTACGTTCATACTGTTATGGGACAAGTCATAAGGGTTAGAAGTGATGTTAGGTTCCCAAAGAACTACAATAGATTCTTAGGCTTAATGGAGCAATTACTCGTTTCGGGTAGGGTGCCGTTTCAAGGCGAGGCTCTTCTTGAGATTATAGGTAATGGTATAAATGGGGTGGTGGATGACTTTAGGCCGGAAAGGATTGTATTGTTATCAGAGAAGGGTGTGCGTAAGTCGCCTTTGAAGTTGGCCAGTGAATTACTAAGTGATGGCGCAAGAACCATGATAATGGTTGGAGCATTTCCTCATGGAGACTTTAGTGAAGAAGTGAAGAATGTAGCAGATGAAGAAGTCTCCTTTTATAGTGGTGTTCTTCAAGGTTTCATAGCCATATCAATTATCATGAGGGCCCTCGAGTTTACACTTGGCTTATACGAACCCACTAATGTAGAAACATTTAAGTGA